In Caballeronia insecticola, one DNA window encodes the following:
- a CDS encoding BspC domain-containing protein, with protein sequence MNKSLAPVLLALSLSASMFQLVQAQETPDLPEDYSYLTKLHVPEPVVQCVAAIDRWVENAPKYDTLIVPDRRVLSATIDSETPIFSVGNPIPVDQVIVMRAFAKARGKQQWTRVDSRCGVRDGHVVGVSLTPNMKPKIVR encoded by the coding sequence ATGAATAAATCTCTTGCTCCCGTATTGCTGGCGCTCTCGCTCTCGGCGTCGATGTTTCAGCTCGTTCAGGCCCAGGAAACGCCGGACCTGCCGGAAGACTATTCGTATCTGACCAAGCTCCACGTGCCGGAACCGGTGGTGCAATGCGTCGCGGCCATCGACCGATGGGTGGAGAACGCGCCGAAGTACGACACGCTGATCGTGCCCGATCGTCGCGTGCTGTCGGCTACGATCGACAGCGAAACTCCGATCTTCAGTGTCGGCAATCCGATTCCGGTCGACCAGGTGATCGTGATGCGCGCGTTCGCCAAAGCGCGCGGCAAGCAGCAATGGACTCGCGTAGACAGCCGTTGCGGCGTACGCGACGGTCACGTGGTCGGCGTTTCGCTCACGCCGAACATGAAGCCGAAGATCGTTCGCTAG
- a CDS encoding RrF2 family transcriptional regulator: MSHISTGVEYALHCMLYLAEPPHGVREAGVRDLADLQGVPAEYVAKLFTKLHKAGLVVATEGARGGFALARPSSEISVLDVVDAIDGDKPLFDCREIRARCAVFGDEAPPWATSGVCAVHAVMKNAEKRMREALAADRLSDLAGRVHAKAPRTFGPQVVKWLDERTGQRRAAKS; the protein is encoded by the coding sequence ATGTCCCACATCAGCACGGGCGTGGAGTACGCGCTGCACTGCATGCTCTATCTCGCCGAGCCGCCGCATGGCGTGCGCGAGGCGGGTGTGCGCGATCTCGCCGACCTGCAGGGCGTGCCGGCCGAGTATGTGGCCAAGCTGTTCACGAAGTTACACAAGGCCGGACTCGTCGTGGCGACGGAAGGCGCGCGCGGCGGCTTTGCGCTCGCGCGGCCGTCGAGTGAAATCAGCGTGCTCGATGTCGTCGATGCCATCGACGGCGACAAGCCGCTTTTCGATTGCAGGGAGATTCGCGCGCGCTGCGCGGTGTTCGGCGACGAAGCCCCGCCCTGGGCGACGAGCGGCGTCTGTGCGGTCCACGCCGTCATGAAGAACGCCGAGAAGCGCATGCGCGAGGCGCTCGCGGCGGACCGGCTCTCGGACCTGGCGGGCCGCGTTCACGCCAAGGCGCCGCGCACCTTCGGACCGCAGGTCGTCAAGTGGCTCGACGAACGCACGGGCCAGCGCCGCGCCGCAAAGAGTTGA
- a CDS encoding putative glycolipid-binding domain-containing protein, translating into MKAVRWSQQDGTGLEHLVLDERREGTVIESAVVGEDGAHAFGLVYRIECDARWQVVRLALKLAGGATLDLHRKDGNNGDAHAWSDAHGAPFESLRGCIDVDVTATPFTNTLPIRRMKLERGERRVIRVAYVRVPELSVSAVEQAYTCIEPNHRYRYEGLDTGFTADITVDADGLVVDYPGLFRRIK; encoded by the coding sequence ATGAAAGCAGTGCGATGGTCGCAGCAGGACGGCACCGGGCTCGAACATCTCGTGCTCGACGAGAGGCGCGAGGGCACCGTGATCGAAAGCGCGGTCGTGGGCGAGGATGGCGCGCACGCGTTCGGCCTCGTCTATCGCATCGAATGCGACGCGCGCTGGCAGGTTGTGCGCCTGGCGCTGAAGCTCGCGGGCGGCGCGACGCTCGATCTGCATCGCAAAGACGGCAACAACGGCGACGCGCACGCGTGGAGCGATGCGCACGGCGCGCCGTTCGAGTCGTTGCGCGGCTGCATCGACGTGGACGTCACCGCCACGCCTTTCACCAACACGCTGCCGATCCGGCGCATGAAGCTCGAACGCGGCGAGCGGCGCGTGATTCGCGTGGCCTACGTGCGTGTGCCCGAACTCAGCGTGAGCGCCGTGGAGCAGGCGTATACGTGCATCGAGCCGAATCATCGCTATCGTTATGAAGGGCTCGACACGGGCTTCACGGCGGATATCACGGTCGATGCGGACGGCCTCGTCGTCGACTATCCGGGTCTCTTCAGGCGCATCAAATGA